One Desulfomicrobium apsheronum genomic region harbors:
- a CDS encoding ABC transporter ATP-binding protein, with translation MSEVYRLQGVGKAYEQGEETITVLSGVDLTVLGGDSLAIVGASGSGKSTLLQLMGTLDVPSSGSILFNGADISTLGWKERARIRNRNMGFVFQFHHLLPEFSTRENVAMPGIIGGMARSLALEKADAALSRVGLAHRRHHRVTTLSGGERQRAAIARAILLEPAVVLADEPTGNLDERTGREVNDLLLHLNKDQGVTLVIVTHNAELAQCMHRTLELRSGELYEA, from the coding sequence ATGAGTGAAGTCTACCGTCTGCAAGGCGTCGGCAAGGCCTATGAACAGGGCGAGGAAACCATCACCGTCCTTTCCGGCGTCGACCTGACAGTGCTCGGCGGAGATTCCCTGGCCATCGTCGGCGCTTCGGGATCGGGCAAAAGCACGCTGCTGCAGCTCATGGGCACGCTGGACGTGCCTTCGAGCGGCTCCATCCTGTTCAACGGGGCGGACATATCAACCCTTGGCTGGAAAGAACGGGCCCGTATCCGCAACAGGAACATGGGCTTTGTTTTCCAGTTCCACCATCTGCTGCCCGAATTCTCGACCCGCGAAAACGTAGCCATGCCGGGCATCATCGGCGGAATGGCCAGGAGCCTGGCCCTGGAAAAGGCCGACGCGGCTTTGTCCCGGGTGGGGCTTGCGCATCGACGCCATCACAGGGTAACCACCCTGTCCGGGGGAGAGAGACAACGGGCGGCCATTGCCCGGGCCATTCTGCTTGAACCCGCCGTGGTACTTGCCGACGAACCTACCGGGAACCTTGATGAACGGACAGGCCGGGAAGTCAATGATCTTTTATTGCATCTGAACAAGGATCAGGGAGTCACCCTGGTCATCGTTACCCACAATGCTGAACTTGCCCAATGCATGCACCGCACATTGGAGCTGCGTTCCGGAGAATTGTATGAAGCGTAA
- a CDS encoding lipoprotein-releasing ABC transporter permease subunit, with amino-acid sequence MHFELFVSLRYLLARRKQAFISVISLISVLGVAIGVASLIVVLGVMNGFSENLRDKILGINSHLILGSVKQTIGDYDRLVQKSLKVEGVVAATPFIYYEVMLSTPSGVKGVVLRGVDPQSAGTVLTVEKDLVSGSLADLGNAGDIPGIVIGKELASRLGLAIGSRVSLLAPSGKKSAAGFSPKIVFFNVVGIFSSGMFEYDSSLAFVSIPEAQRILGFDGDFVTGIEYKVSDIDGVQKIGEALVRALGGFPLYSRNWIEMNQNLFAALKLEKTAMAVILIMIVLVGSFSIITTLVMMVMEKTKDIAVLMALGATPPQIRNIFILQGSLIGAVGTSIGFGLGLAICSLLQKYQFIKLPADVYYLDHLPVKIELLDMSLIAVAAMALCFLATLYPARQASKMHPTEALRYE; translated from the coding sequence ATGCACTTTGAATTGTTCGTTTCCCTGCGGTATCTCCTGGCCCGGCGCAAGCAGGCCTTCATTTCCGTCATCTCGCTCATCTCCGTGCTGGGCGTGGCCATTGGCGTGGCCTCGCTGATCGTGGTCCTCGGGGTCATGAACGGCTTCAGCGAAAACCTGCGCGACAAGATTCTGGGCATCAACTCCCACCTCATCCTCGGCTCGGTCAAACAGACCATCGGCGATTACGATCGCCTGGTACAAAAAAGCCTGAAGGTCGAGGGCGTCGTCGCCGCCACGCCATTCATCTACTACGAAGTCATGCTCTCCACCCCCTCGGGGGTCAAAGGCGTCGTGCTGCGCGGCGTGGACCCGCAAAGCGCCGGGACGGTCCTGACCGTCGAAAAGGATCTGGTCAGCGGCAGCCTCGCGGATTTGGGCAATGCGGGCGACATTCCGGGCATCGTCATCGGCAAGGAACTGGCTTCGCGGCTGGGCCTGGCCATCGGCAGCAGGGTAAGCCTGCTCGCGCCAAGCGGAAAGAAATCAGCCGCCGGATTTTCTCCGAAGATCGTTTTCTTCAACGTAGTCGGCATCTTTAGTTCCGGCATGTTCGAGTACGACTCGTCCCTGGCTTTTGTGTCCATCCCCGAGGCACAGAGAATTCTGGGCTTTGACGGGGATTTCGTGACCGGAATCGAATACAAGGTCTCGGACATAGACGGCGTGCAGAAGATCGGCGAAGCGCTGGTTCGCGCGCTGGGCGGATTCCCCCTTTATTCGCGCAACTGGATAGAGATGAACCAGAATCTCTTTGCGGCGCTGAAGCTTGAAAAGACGGCCATGGCGGTCATCTTGATCATGATCGTGCTGGTAGGCTCCTTTTCCATTATTACCACCCTGGTCATGATGGTCATGGAAAAAACCAAGGACATCGCCGTACTCATGGCTCTTGGCGCCACGCCTCCCCAGATCCGCAACATCTTCATCCTGCAGGGCTCGCTCATAGGGGCCGTCGGGACCAGCATCGGATTCGGGCTGGGACTTGCCATCTGCTCCCTGCTCCAGAAATACCAGTTCATCAAACTCCCGGCGGATGTCTATTATCTGGACCACTTGCCCGTAAAAATAGAACTTCTCGACATGTCCCTCATCGCCGTAGCGGCCATGGCGCTATGCTTCCTGGCTACGTTGTACCCGGCCAGGCAGGCCTCGAAAATGCACCCCACAGAGGCGCTGCGCTATGAGTGA
- the lysS gene encoding lysine--tRNA ligase: MTKDQTNAPSEKQLLRHRKEKAQFLLDAGIPLYPNDFRRSAEIGDVLEAHGEKDESVLEQEGLTFALSGRIMAHRSFGKATFFHVQDTSGKIQVYAQRDDLGVEQYGVFKKFEIGDIVGVTGALFRTKTGELTIKSSEVRLLSKSMRPLPEKYHGLKDVETRYRQRYVDLLVNDRARDIFRKRTAIVQFIRNFLNERRFLEVETPMMQPIAGGATAKPFRTHHNALDMDLFLRIAPELYLKRLLVGGFDRVYEINRNFRNEGIDTRHNPEFTMIEFYWAYATFVDLMDLTQELLCGLAKSVCGTHLVEYQGNVIDLQDGWVRMPFHESLETIGGVSPEIYLDYGKCKDLAQKLGETVHPKEKLGKLQAKLFDNLVEPKLIQPHFIYHYPTDISPLSRKNDQNPEITDRFELFICGQEMANAFSELNDPYDQKDRFEEQVREKAAGDDEAHAMDEDYIRALEYGMPPAAGQGIGIDRLVMLLTDSPSIREVILFPLLRPEIVG, translated from the coding sequence TTGACAAAAGACCAGACCAATGCCCCGAGCGAGAAGCAACTGCTGCGCCACCGCAAGGAAAAGGCGCAGTTTCTGCTTGATGCGGGCATTCCCTTATATCCCAATGATTTTCGCCGTTCCGCGGAAATTGGCGACGTTCTCGAAGCGCACGGCGAAAAGGACGAGAGCGTCCTTGAACAGGAAGGACTGACCTTTGCCCTGAGCGGCCGGATCATGGCCCATCGCTCCTTTGGCAAGGCGACATTCTTCCATGTCCAGGACACCAGCGGCAAGATTCAGGTCTACGCCCAGCGCGATGACCTGGGAGTTGAACAGTACGGCGTGTTCAAGAAATTCGAGATCGGCGACATCGTCGGTGTCACCGGCGCCCTTTTCCGCACCAAGACCGGGGAACTTACCATCAAGTCTTCCGAGGTACGCCTGCTTTCCAAGTCCATGCGTCCCCTGCCAGAAAAATACCACGGCCTGAAGGATGTCGAGACGCGGTATCGCCAGCGCTACGTGGACCTGCTGGTGAATGACCGAGCTCGCGACATCTTCCGAAAACGCACGGCCATAGTGCAGTTCATCCGCAACTTCCTGAACGAACGCAGGTTCCTGGAAGTGGAAACGCCCATGATGCAGCCCATCGCCGGCGGCGCCACGGCCAAGCCCTTCCGCACGCACCACAACGCGCTCGACATGGACCTTTTTCTGCGCATCGCTCCCGAGCTTTACCTCAAGCGTCTGCTCGTGGGCGGATTTGACCGAGTCTACGAGATCAACCGCAACTTCCGCAACGAAGGCATCGACACCCGCCACAATCCCGAATTCACCATGATCGAATTCTACTGGGCGTATGCAACCTTCGTCGACCTCATGGACCTGACCCAGGAACTCCTTTGCGGCCTGGCCAAGTCAGTCTGTGGGACGCATCTGGTTGAGTATCAGGGCAATGTCATCGATCTTCAGGATGGCTGGGTGCGCATGCCCTTTCATGAATCCCTGGAAACCATCGGCGGCGTATCCCCGGAAATCTACCTCGATTACGGCAAATGCAAGGATCTGGCCCAGAAGCTGGGCGAAACCGTGCACCCCAAGGAGAAGCTCGGCAAGCTCCAGGCCAAGCTCTTTGACAATCTGGTCGAGCCCAAGCTGATCCAGCCCCATTTCATTTATCATTACCCGACAGACATCTCCCCCCTGTCCCGCAAGAACGACCAGAATCCCGAAATCACGGATCGATTCGAACTGTTCATCTGCGGGCAAGAAATGGCCAATGCCTTTTCCGAGCTGAACGATCCGTATGACCAGAAGGATCGCTTCGAGGAACAGGTGCGGGAAAAAGCCGCCGGCGACGACGAGGCCCACGCCATGGACGAAGACTATATCCGCGCCCTGGAATACGGCATGCCTCCAGCAGCCGGACAGGGCATCGGCATTGACCGTCTGGTCATGCTGCTGACGGACTCTCCGTCCATCCGGGAAGTCATTCTCTTCCCGCTGCTACGGCCTGAAATCGTCGGATAG
- a CDS encoding amidohydrolase family protein, with amino-acid sequence MVDCHAHVFPPKIAPKLAAAIGREFGTRPAGDGSAEDLLKHLDRAGLSHALCFTAALRPDQLIPANSWMLSLRRAHSRLIPLGTVHPGHPSWEAELDRLERNGIRGLKIHPDLCGIALDSPRWNPVWEAAQGRFLMMIHMGPIKKAGATLSRPRDLALILKRFPGLAVIAAHLGGLYLWEETLAHLAGLDLYMDTSCCPGVVPEPAFAAILKRHDPERILFGSDYPLFAPDEQQAALGRLLARIGMPCEKVFRNGASLARRLQTDGFPDLAPPPGH; translated from the coding sequence ATGGTCGATTGCCACGCCCATGTGTTCCCGCCGAAAATTGCGCCCAAGCTTGCCGCAGCCATCGGCCGCGAGTTTGGAACACGTCCGGCCGGAGACGGCTCGGCAGAAGATCTCCTCAAGCACCTGGACCGCGCCGGATTGTCCCATGCGCTGTGCTTCACCGCCGCCCTGCGCCCGGACCAGCTGATCCCGGCCAATTCATGGATGCTTTCCCTGCGCCGCGCGCACTCCCGGCTTATCCCCCTCGGCACCGTGCACCCGGGCCATCCGTCCTGGGAGGCCGAACTGGATCGACTGGAACGAAACGGCATCCGGGGCCTCAAGATCCACCCCGACCTCTGCGGCATCGCGCTGGATTCTCCACGCTGGAATCCTGTCTGGGAAGCCGCGCAAGGGCGGTTCCTCATGATGATCCACATGGGCCCGATCAAGAAGGCAGGCGCGACCCTGTCCCGCCCACGCGACCTGGCCTTGATCCTGAAACGCTTCCCCGGCCTTGCGGTCATCGCCGCGCATCTAGGCGGACTTTACCTTTGGGAAGAGACTCTCGCCCACCTCGCCGGGCTCGATCTTTACATGGATACGTCCTGCTGTCCGGGAGTGGTTCCCGAGCCGGCATTCGCGGCAATCCTGAAGCGGCATGATCCCGAGCGGATTCTTTTCGGTAGCGATTACCCGCTCTTCGCCCCCGATGAGCAGCAGGCAGCCCTGGGCCGTCTTTTAGCGAGGATCGGCATGCCCTGCGAAAAGGTCTTCAGAAACGGCGCAAGCCTGGCAAGGAGACTCCAAACCGACGGATTTCCAGATCTAGCGCCACCTCCCGGACATTGA
- a CDS encoding acyl-CoA thioesterase: MKADFPQPSCWLAHRVSYGETDAMGVVYYANYLHLFERGRGELIRGLGFSYATVEERGIFLPVRDATCRYLAPARYDEIIHIRTGLASRSRASLNFIYEITNEDQSAVLTRGSTQHAVVNVQGRPVRIPDWLSALFG; encoded by the coding sequence ATGAAGGCTGATTTCCCACAGCCTTCGTGCTGGCTCGCCCACCGCGTCTCTTACGGTGAAACCGACGCCATGGGCGTAGTCTATTACGCCAATTACCTGCACCTCTTCGAGCGCGGCCGAGGCGAACTGATCCGGGGCCTTGGTTTCAGCTACGCAACCGTGGAGGAACGCGGCATCTTCCTGCCGGTACGCGACGCCACGTGTCGCTATCTCGCTCCCGCCCGCTACGACGAGATCATCCACATCCGCACCGGTCTGGCCAGTCGGTCCCGGGCCAGCCTGAACTTCATCTATGAAATCACCAATGAGGACCAGAGCGCGGTCCTGACCCGTGGCTCGACCCAACATGCGGTGGTCAACGTCCAGGGCAGGCCTGTCCGCATTCCGGACTGGCTCTCGGCCCTGTTCGGCTAG
- a CDS encoding cofactor-independent phosphoglycerate mutase, giving the protein MSKTVFLVADGMAGWPLDILGGRTSLQAASTPTLDFLAPKSRCGLCQTVPQGMPPGSDVANMSLLGYDPRTHHTGRGPIEAAAQGLTLDPSDLVWRMNLVRLTELADEGVMQDYSSGHISTDTAAPLVARLATMAEGGPFQPVQGIQYRHLLVQRSGALTSAVDLAIRPPHDILDQNIAQDLEAYASFPEMLEFMRSAHEYLRADTTSKATSIWPWGQGRPLTLPDFAERFGLRGAVVSAVDLVKGLGRAAGMDVLEVEGANGLIDTNYEGKVEAALNFLEHGDFVYLHVEAPDECGHMGDAELKKHAIELFDQRIVAPILAALAHEDATIVVTCDHFTPVVRRTHTEDAVPFLVYRTQAPRTDGPGVFNEETAQGAGLFLKEGRDLLNFCLEPGA; this is encoded by the coding sequence ATGTCAAAAACCGTTTTTCTGGTGGCCGACGGCATGGCCGGCTGGCCCCTCGACATTCTGGGAGGGCGCACCTCCCTGCAGGCCGCGAGCACTCCGACGCTTGACTTTCTGGCGCCCAAATCCCGCTGCGGCCTGTGCCAGACCGTTCCCCAGGGCATGCCCCCTGGCTCCGACGTGGCCAACATGAGCCTGCTGGGCTACGACCCGCGAACGCATCACACCGGACGCGGGCCCATCGAAGCCGCCGCCCAGGGACTGACCCTCGACCCAAGCGACCTGGTCTGGCGCATGAACCTTGTTCGCCTGACGGAACTCGCGGATGAAGGCGTGATGCAGGACTATTCCTCCGGCCATATAAGCACCGACACTGCCGCCCCTCTGGTCGCCCGACTTGCGACAATGGCCGAAGGCGGCCCTTTCCAGCCGGTCCAGGGCATCCAGTACCGTCACCTTCTGGTGCAACGGAGCGGAGCGCTGACAAGTGCGGTGGATCTGGCCATCCGCCCTCCCCACGACATCCTGGACCAGAATATCGCCCAGGACCTTGAAGCGTACGCATCCTTCCCGGAAATGCTCGAATTCATGCGCTCGGCTCACGAATATCTGCGCGCCGACACGACCTCCAAGGCCACATCGATCTGGCCATGGGGACAGGGACGGCCGCTGACCCTGCCCGATTTTGCCGAACGCTTCGGCCTGCGCGGGGCGGTGGTCTCGGCCGTAGATCTGGTCAAGGGACTGGGACGGGCCGCAGGCATGGATGTCCTTGAGGTCGAGGGCGCAAACGGCCTCATCGATACCAATTACGAAGGCAAGGTCGAGGCGGCGCTGAATTTTCTCGAACACGGCGACTTTGTCTATCTGCACGTCGAGGCCCCGGACGAATGCGGGCACATGGGTGACGCGGAACTGAAAAAACACGCCATCGAGCTTTTCGACCAGCGCATCGTGGCCCCGATTCTGGCGGCCCTTGCGCATGAGGACGCGACCATAGTGGTGACCTGCGATCACTTCACCCCCGTCGTCCGCCGGACCCACACCGAGGATGCGGTGCCCTTCCTGGTCTACAGAACGCAAGCGCCAAGGACCGACGGACCCGGCGTCTTCAATGAGGAAACGGCGCAAGGCGCGGGCCTTTTTCTGAAGGAAGGCCGCGATCTGCTGAACTTCTGCCTGGAACCCGGCGCATGA
- a CDS encoding homoserine dehydrogenase: MKDSVIHLGLAGLGTVGSGLIKIIQENNDWIERRLGKTLKVKTIMVRDLDKSRNVIPSPDTTFTTSMDDLINDPKIDIIVELAGGIEFPRTLITRALGSGKSVVTANKALLAEHGPELFELAASKNLGLYYEASVAGGIPIIQTLKESLAGNRIKALTGILNGTANFIMSEMSEKGEDFATVLGKAQAKGYAEADPTLDVEGIDAAHKLVILIRLAYGQDYPMSKLTVEGISKVEQFDIILAKEFGYRLKLLAQVRDKSGMLHAGVYPALLRQDHILAKVDGPFNSILLEGNAVGPVMLYGQGAGDLPTGSAVLADILALARTNCVPNNTGFLETRLPQAQILAPELTVFRHYFRFTVVDRPGVMASIAGVMGEYNISIAQVVQRQYAPNDGVPIVFISHSAQMQNVTAALDTIKKFSFVLDPPVHYRII, translated from the coding sequence TTGAAAGACTCTGTCATCCATCTCGGCTTGGCCGGCCTTGGCACCGTAGGTTCCGGGCTCATAAAAATCATCCAGGAAAACAACGACTGGATCGAACGCAGACTGGGCAAAACCCTGAAGGTCAAAACCATCATGGTCCGCGATCTGGACAAATCCAGAAACGTCATCCCATCCCCGGACACGACCTTCACCACCAGCATGGACGATCTGATAAACGATCCCAAAATCGATATCATCGTCGAGCTGGCCGGTGGCATCGAATTTCCGCGCACCCTGATCACCCGGGCCCTCGGCAGCGGCAAATCCGTGGTTACGGCCAACAAGGCGCTTCTGGCCGAGCACGGTCCGGAACTTTTCGAACTGGCGGCCAGCAAAAACCTCGGCCTCTATTACGAGGCCAGTGTCGCCGGTGGCATCCCCATCATCCAGACCCTCAAGGAGAGCCTGGCCGGGAACCGCATCAAGGCACTGACCGGCATCCTGAACGGCACTGCCAATTTCATCATGTCCGAAATGTCCGAAAAGGGAGAGGACTTCGCCACGGTCCTGGGCAAGGCGCAGGCCAAGGGCTACGCCGAAGCCGATCCGACCCTGGACGTAGAGGGCATCGACGCGGCCCACAAGTTGGTCATCCTCATCCGACTGGCCTATGGCCAGGACTACCCCATGAGCAAGCTCACGGTGGAAGGCATCTCCAAAGTCGAGCAGTTCGACATCATCCTTGCCAAGGAATTCGGCTACCGCTTAAAGCTCCTGGCCCAGGTCCGCGACAAGTCCGGCATGCTGCACGCCGGGGTCTACCCGGCCCTGCTGCGCCAGGATCACATCCTGGCCAAGGTCGACGGTCCGTTCAATTCCATTCTGCTCGAAGGCAACGCCGTGGGACCGGTCATGCTCTACGGACAGGGCGCGGGTGATCTGCCCACGGGCAGCGCCGTCCTGGCCGACATTCTGGCCCTGGCCCGCACCAACTGCGTACCCAACAACACGGGCTTCCTGGAGACCAGGCTGCCTCAGGCGCAGATCCTGGCCCCCGAACTGACCGTGTTCCGTCACTATTTCCGCTTCACGGTGGTTGACCGCCCCGGCGTCATGGCCTCCATCGCCGGGGTCATGGGCGAGTACAACATCAGCATCGCCCAGGTCGTGCAGCGCCAGTACGCGCCCAACGACGGCGTTCCGATAGTGTTCATCAGCCATTCGGCGCAGATGCAGAATGTGACCGCAGCCCTGGACACCATCAAGAAATTCAGCTTCGTGCTCGACCCGCCGGTGCACTACAGGATCATCTGA
- the rfbC gene encoding dTDP-4-dehydrorhamnose 3,5-epimerase: MDVTRTNIPGVLLFEPKVFGDHRGYFCETYSRRELAALGLDVDFVQANEAFSAQAGVLRGLHFQAPPMAQAKLVRVGRGAVYDVVVDMRKGSPTFGRWQGFTLSAVNFLQLFIPAGFAHGYMTLEADTQFLYKVDQFYSPEHDGGISCLDPDLGIDWPGLAPIMSDKDLRLPCFADFDSPFSM; the protein is encoded by the coding sequence ATGGATGTGACCCGGACGAATATTCCAGGAGTGCTGCTTTTTGAGCCCAAGGTTTTTGGCGATCACCGAGGTTATTTTTGCGAAACCTACAGCCGCCGAGAGCTTGCCGCTCTCGGACTGGATGTCGACTTTGTGCAGGCCAACGAGGCTTTTTCCGCTCAGGCCGGGGTGTTGCGCGGACTGCACTTCCAGGCCCCGCCCATGGCTCAGGCAAAGCTGGTTCGGGTGGGGCGGGGCGCCGTCTATGACGTGGTGGTCGATATGCGCAAGGGATCGCCGACCTTTGGCCGATGGCAGGGGTTCACTCTCAGCGCCGTCAATTTTCTGCAGTTGTTCATTCCGGCGGGATTCGCCCACGGGTACATGACCCTGGAGGCAGACACTCAATTTCTCTACAAGGTCGACCAGTTTTACTCGCCCGAGCATGATGGCGGGATCTCGTGCCTGGACCCGGATCTGGGCATTGACTGGCCCGGTCTTGCGCCGATCATGTCGGACAAAGATCTGCGATTGCCGTGTTTTGCGGATTTTGATTCTCCGTTCTCCATGTAG
- the qrcA gene encoding menaquinone reductase multiheme cytochrome c subunit QrcA yields the protein MAKCKSCVVLPFLVGLVASIVLGWWGFPKVLYSQKTQPIRFDHVVHVEDQAMACEDCHAFRDDGSYAGMPTNANCVGCHEDVQGEDPDEARYVTEYVQQEKEVEWLAYQTQPDNVYFSHIAHKELDCTSCHPDVANMSTPPVYYENRLSGYSKDTMKMWQCEECHAQSGASNACFVCHK from the coding sequence GTGGCAAAATGCAAAAGCTGCGTGGTGTTGCCATTCCTGGTTGGTTTGGTGGCATCGATCGTGCTTGGTTGGTGGGGCTTTCCCAAAGTCCTGTACAGTCAGAAGACCCAACCCATCCGGTTCGATCACGTCGTGCATGTGGAAGATCAGGCCATGGCATGTGAAGATTGTCATGCGTTTCGGGATGATGGCTCCTACGCCGGCATGCCCACCAACGCGAACTGTGTCGGGTGCCATGAGGATGTTCAGGGGGAAGATCCTGATGAGGCTCGCTACGTGACCGAGTACGTGCAGCAGGAAAAGGAAGTTGAATGGCTGGCTTATCAGACGCAGCCGGACAACGTGTACTTCTCTCACATCGCGCACAAGGAACTTGACTGCACATCATGTCATCCTGACGTGGCCAACATGAGCACCCCGCCTGTCTATTATGAAAACAGGCTTTCGGGCTACAGCAAGGACACCATGAAGATGTGGCAATGCGAAGAGTGCCATGCCCAAAGTGGCGCCAGCAACGCCTGTTTTGTCTGCCACAAATAA
- the qrcB gene encoding menaquinone reductase molybdopterin-binding-like subunit QrcB, translating into MGLDRRSFISLVAGGVAGSLFTPVIWKTLDDVSIWTQNWPWIPRLQYGEELTFPALCKLGSDAYGVKVKTVGGRPVTAEGNPDHPLSLGGICPLGAASVHLLYSPSRVKNPKLKDGSSFKDITWDEAEELLAGKIRDAGSNMAMISGDETGSVTDVLSGLVGKAGSDNSFFMPGESAPAAAALAMLGGDGQVGYDIENANYVLLLGADALGSWGNVARNGKAFSASREKGVKFVYVGPAQNGTSAVADSWVPCNAGTEPVLALGLAAVIAATSRDRSSWAGFASFAKFVQASYPLDKVAEITGVKASVITGLAQELVRAGRPLVLTAAEAGQGLGAFELAAGMSLNMLLQRVNTVGGVRILPWAPKVVEAAADKKTMLANDLVAYLSTVADGGAEAPALLMVYGANPAYALPNLTKAQAALDKAGFVVSFSSFMDETAAMADLIMPDSYAFERLDDAYSPYGSGQPNYTVAAPVIKPVFDTKPAGDVLLAVAAKAELDLGFESFEDVVKAKAEALGADFDEMVEGAAWVSEEFPAQDLALWTTPLQELAVAAKDGTSLTLAPVLRLKIGSAKIAIPPFNTNAIRFDEMLGNDMYVLLNAATAKNLGLKKDDAVKLASSGGECKARVRIFEGVMNDTVVAPLGLGHTAWDAFSRDKGDNVYKLLAADTEAESGLSRFATVRVTVSKA; encoded by the coding sequence ATGGGACTCGACAGAAGAAGCTTTATTTCTTTGGTGGCTGGCGGTGTAGCGGGCAGCCTCTTCACTCCCGTAATATGGAAAACCCTGGATGACGTGTCCATCTGGACACAGAACTGGCCCTGGATTCCGCGGCTGCAGTACGGCGAGGAACTGACGTTTCCGGCGCTGTGCAAGCTGGGCTCGGACGCCTACGGCGTCAAGGTCAAGACCGTGGGCGGGAGGCCCGTCACGGCCGAGGGCAATCCGGATCATCCCTTGAGCCTCGGCGGCATCTGTCCTCTGGGCGCGGCCAGCGTGCATCTTCTTTACAGCCCTTCCCGGGTCAAGAACCCCAAGCTCAAGGATGGTTCCTCTTTCAAGGACATCACTTGGGACGAAGCGGAAGAGCTGCTTGCCGGGAAGATCAGGGACGCTGGATCGAACATGGCCATGATCAGCGGTGACGAGACCGGTTCCGTGACGGATGTGCTGTCCGGTCTGGTCGGCAAGGCCGGTTCGGATAACTCTTTTTTCATGCCCGGCGAGAGCGCCCCGGCGGCGGCTGCCCTGGCCATGCTCGGCGGTGACGGCCAGGTCGGCTACGACATCGAAAATGCGAATTACGTGCTTCTGCTCGGCGCCGACGCACTGGGTTCCTGGGGCAACGTGGCCCGTAACGGCAAGGCATTTTCCGCCAGCCGCGAGAAGGGCGTCAAGTTCGTGTACGTCGGGCCTGCCCAGAACGGCACCTCTGCCGTGGCCGACAGCTGGGTTCCCTGCAATGCAGGCACCGAGCCGGTCCTGGCTCTGGGACTTGCGGCGGTCATAGCCGCCACGAGCCGTGACCGTTCGTCTTGGGCCGGTTTTGCCTCTTTCGCAAAATTTGTGCAGGCGTCCTATCCGCTGGACAAGGTGGCCGAAATCACCGGTGTCAAGGCGTCGGTCATCACGGGCTTGGCTCAGGAACTGGTCCGGGCCGGACGGCCGCTGGTTCTGACGGCCGCCGAAGCCGGACAGGGCCTGGGCGCGTTCGAGCTTGCCGCAGGGATGAGCCTGAACATGCTCCTGCAGCGCGTCAATACGGTCGGCGGTGTGCGGATTTTGCCCTGGGCCCCCAAAGTGGTCGAGGCTGCCGCCGACAAGAAGACAATGCTCGCCAATGACCTTGTTGCATACTTGAGCACCGTGGCCGACGGCGGCGCCGAGGCTCCCGCGCTGCTCATGGTTTACGGCGCGAATCCCGCCTACGCCCTGCCGAATCTGACCAAGGCGCAGGCCGCCCTGGACAAGGCCGGTTTCGTGGTTTCCTTCAGCTCGTTCATGGATGAAACGGCGGCCATGGCCGACCTGATCATGCCTGACAGCTACGCCTTTGAACGCCTTGATGACGCCTACTCCCCGTATGGTTCGGGCCAGCCCAACTATACCGTGGCCGCGCCTGTCATAAAGCCGGTTTTTGACACCAAACCCGCCGGTGATGTTCTCCTGGCCGTGGCCGCCAAGGCCGAGTTGGACCTGGGCTTCGAGTCTTTTGAAGACGTGGTCAAGGCCAAGGCCGAAGCGCTGGGCGCGGATTTCGACGAAATGGTCGAGGGCGCGGCCTGGGTTTCGGAAGAGTTTCCGGCTCAGGACCTGGCGTTGTGGACGACTCCTCTGCAGGAACTGGCCGTTGCGGCCAAGGACGGCACGAGCCTGACCCTCGCTCCTGTGCTGCGGCTCAAGATCGGCAGCGCCAAGATAGCCATTCCTCCGTTCAACACCAATGCCATCCGCTTTGACGAAATGCTCGGCAACGACATGTACGTGCTGCTCAACGCGGCCACGGCGAAAAACCTTGGGTTGAAAAAGGACGATGCCGTCAAACTCGCCAGCTCCGGCGGGGAATGCAAGGCCCGTGTGCGCATTTTTGAAGGCGTGATGAATGATACCGTCGTGGCCCCCCTGGGTCTTGGCCATACCGCCTGGGACGCTTTTTCCAGAGACAAGGGAGATAACGTTTACAAACTGCTGGCTGCCGATACCGAAGCAGAGTCCGGGCTGTCCCGGTTCGCAACGGTGCGTGTCACTGTCAGCAAGGCGTAG